The Nerophis lumbriciformis linkage group LG05, RoL_Nlum_v2.1, whole genome shotgun sequence genome contains a region encoding:
- the rhno1 gene encoding RAD9, HUS1, RAD1-interacting nuclear orphan protein 1 — protein MPRKNSKTAKPPLLFVEQPLCGAGLQSGPEVRAAIHPKEYFTEEGNSSTHLHSWVTSQFDTSVAPRRGRRRRRGKCRSVSSILDACSQLHRKTNSVCKFPPLSFKSGSKGQHRAQQAASNVADFGGNGLENNAACQKMPKKAVRKRKNVEAASDDGASVGSICAPPNVDTPKVTREDKRSLSSTPSAHWILAQPRSPPRRQTPDVLAPDTPERHYGVKVTWRRRTDLMSLLKERGLLSECDVLIGS, from the exons atgccacgcaAAAACTCAAAGACAGCGAAGCCTCCGTTGCTGTTCGTGGAGCAGCCTCTGTGCGGCGCTGGACTGCAGTCTGGTCCTGAGGTGCGTGCTGCCATCCATCCTAAGGAGTATTTCACAGAAGAAGGCAACAGCAGCACACATCTTCACTCTTGG gtCACCTCACAGTTTGACACTTCAGTCGCACCACGacgagggaggaggaggaggagggggaagTGCCGCTCGGTCAGCAGCATTCTTGACGCTTGCAGCCAACTGCATAGGAAGACCAACAGCGTGTGCAAGTTCCCCCCGTTGTCGTTCAAGTCCGGGTCAAAGGGGCAGCACCGCGCTCAGCAGGCCGCCAGCAACGTGGCGGATTTCGGAGGAAATGGTTTGGAAAACAATGCAGCGTGCCAGAAGATGCCAAAGAAAGCGGTAAGAAAAAGGAAGAATGTGGAGGCTGCTTCTGATGATGGCGCTTCCGTGGGCAGCATCTGCGCGCCACCCAATGTGGACACTCCTAAAGTAACGCGAGAAGACAAGCGCTCCTTGTCGTCTACTCCTTCTGCGCACTGGATACTGGCTCAGCCGCGCTCGCCGCCACGTCGTCAAACACCTGACGTTCTCGCGCCGGACACGCCGGAGCGGCACTACGGCGTGAAAGTGACATGGAGGAGGAGGACAGATCTGATGTCGTTGCTCAAGGAGCGAGGCCTGTTGTCGGAATGTGACGTGCTTATTGGCAGCTAA